The following DNA comes from Alienimonas californiensis.
GTCGGACCTCTACGAGACCTTCCGCACCAAGGAGGACGAGTGCGTGAAGGTCGTGATGAGGCCCTGAGCGCCGCTACCGGTCCCGCTGTTGGTTCAGGAACTGGTACATGTTGAATCGTTCCGGGAAGGCCACGCCGGTCGCCGTCGCCCACTTCTCCCAGCGGGCGGCGAGGTCGGCAACGCGGTCCGGCTCGGCGGCGGCGAGGTCGTGCATTTCCGTGCGATCGACCGCCAGATCGTACAGCTCCCACGGCTGGCCGTACTCGCGGACCAGTTTCCAATCGCCGTCCCGCACCGCGGCGTTGCCCTCGTGCTCCCAGAAGAGCGGTTCGTCGTGAATCGGGCCGGGCTCGCCGGTCAGGAGGGGCGTCAGTGAGGCCCCGGCGTGCGGTGGGGCGTTCGCGGGATAGGTCGCCCCGGCCAGATCGACCGCCGTCGCCATCACGTCCGGCAGGTAGGCCAGTTCCCGTACGAAGCCGCCGCGGCGGTCGGCGGCGATCGCCGCGGGCCAGTGGGCGATCAGCGGGGTGCAGGCGCCGCCCTCATGGACGAAGTGCTTGTAGAGGCGAAAGGGCGTGTTGCAGGCGTTCGCCCAGGCCAGCCCCAGTCGGGGTCCGTCCGTGGTCCGCAGCGGCGGATTGCGGATCGTCGCCTCCGTCCCGCTGCCCAAGCGTCCGCCCTCCTGACAGGCGCCGTTGTCGGAGAGAAACAGGATCAGCGTGTTCTCCAATTCGCCGGTCCGCTCCAGATGGGCGACCAACGAGCCGACGTTCTCGTCGATCGCCGCGAGGCAGCCGGCGTAGGCGGCCATGCGGGCGTCGAGGTCGTCGCGCTGTTTGTCCGTCAGGCTCTCCCACTCCGGGCCGACCAGCGGGGCCGGGTCGAACTCGCCTTCGAACAGCCCCAGTTCCTGCTGCTTCGCCAACCGCCCGGCCCGCACCGCGGCCCAGCCGTCTTTGTAGCGGCCGCGGTAGCGTTCGAAGTCCTCGACCTTGGGGTTCAGCGGCCAGTGGGGGGCGTTGTAGGCGAGGTACAGAAAGAACGGCCGGTCGCCGTCGGTTTCCCCCGTCTCCTGCAGGAAGTCGATCGCCCGGTCGGTGAAGGCGTCGGTGGCGTAGAAGTCCGGGCCGGTGGCGACGGGGTCGTTCCCCTCGGTCAGCCCGCGGTCGCCGCCGGGCTCGAAGTAGTTGAAGGCCCCGCTGAGCCCGCCGTAGTAGCGGTCGAAGCCGCGTTGCAGCGGCCAGCACTCGCGGCGGTCCACGCCCAGATGCCACTTGCCGGTCATCAGCGTGCGATACCCAGCGGGCCGCAGGACCTCGGGGATCGTGACGCATTCGTCGTTCAGATAGCCCTGATACGGTCCCTCGATGCCCAGCGGCTGGCCGGGCGGGGCCGTCATGTGGCCGATGCCGGTCTGATGCGGGTGCAGGCCGGTCAGCAGGCTGGCCCGCGTCGGGCAGCACCGGCCGCTGTTGTAGAACTCCGTGAACCGCAGCCCGTTCGCGGCGAGGGCATCGATGTGCGGCGTGGCGATCTCCGAGCCGTAGCAGCCGACGTCCGAGAACCCCATGTCGTCCACGAGGATCACGACGAGGTTCGGCCGTTCCGCGGCGTCTCCCGCCCCCGCCGGGGCCGCCGGGGCCGACCACAGGGCCGTGACGGCCACGAGCCACAAACGGGGACGTTGCATAAACCTGATCAGCGGGCGGGAGCGACGGGACGGAGCAGTCGACGCGAAGCTCACTCCGCGGCGTCGGTGGTGAAGCGGAAGGTCGTGGTGGACTTCAGCGTCTCGCCGGGCTTCAGGATCGTGGAGGGAAACTCCGGCTGGTTGGGGCTGTCGGGGTAGTGCTGCGTCTCCAGACAGAAGGCCCCGCGGTGTTCGTACGGCCGGCCGCTGGTCCCGACGATCGAACCGTCGAGGAAGTTGCCGGTGTAAACCTGCACGCCCGGTTCGGTGGTCTTCACCTCCAACACCCGGCCGGTCAGCGGTTCGTGAACCCGGGCGGCGAGCGTCAGTTCGTCCTCGCCGGCGTCGCCGCGGTTCAGTACGAAGTTGTGGTCGTAGCCGCCGCCGATCGTGAGTTGCTCGTCGTCGGCGGCGATTTCTTCGCCGATCGGCTTGCCGGCGGTGAAGTCGAAGGGCGTGCCCTTCACCGCGGCCAACTCGCCGGTGGGGATGAGGGTCTCTTCGACGGGGGTGAAGCGATCCGCGTTGAGCGTCAGTTCGTGCCCCAGCACGTCGCCGGCGCCTTCGCCTTTGAGGTTGAAATAGGTGTGTTGGGTGAGGTTCACCGGCGTGGCCTTGGTGGTCGTCGCGTGGTAGCGGACCGTCAGCGTGTCGCCGTCTAAGGTGTAGGCGACGGTGGCGGTGAGGGCGCCGGGGTAACCCTGCTCCCCGTCGGCGGCGGTGTATTGAAAGACCACTGTGTTCCCGACCGTCAGGCCGTCGAACGCCGACGCCGCCTCCATCGTCCCCGTCCCCGGGACGAGCGTTTCCCACCGCACGCGGTCGAAGCCGACGTTGCCGCCGTGCAGGCTGTTCGGGCCGTTGTTCTTCGGCAGTTCGTAGGTCTCGCCGTCGAGTTCGAACTCGCCGCCGGCGATGCGGTTGCCGTAGCGGCCGACGACGGCCCCGAAGTACGGGTTCTGCCCGCTCTGCACGGCGTCGATCCAGTCGGACAGCTCCGGCCCGTGGCCGAGCGCCACGTTCACCCGGTTCCCCTCCCGGTCCGGGCACTCGATCGAGAGGATGCGGGCGCCGTAGTTCGTGACCTTCACCGTCACCCCGGAGCCGCTGTCCAGCGTGTAGACGCGGAAGGCGTCGGCAGGTTCGGAGGTCACAGGTTGAGCGGGCGCTGCGGGGACGGCCGCCGCGAACAGGGCGGCGGCGAGGAGCGGACGGGAGATCATCGAGAACTCTCGGGAAGGGCGAACGCGGCCACGGTAACGCCCCCCCGCCCCGGACGCATGCGTCCCCCTCGATCCCCGTTCCGACGGCCTATTCGCCCTTCCGCGGCCCCGGGGCTTTGGCGGCGCCGGGGGCGAAGCCGCGGCGCATCGTGTTCTCCGTCACGTTGACCGGAACGAGGAACTGGAGCAGGTAGTCCGGGCCGCCGGCCTTGCTGCCGACGCCGCTGAGCTTGAAGCCGCCGAAGGGCTGGCGGTTCACCAGTGCCCCGGTGCAGCCGCGGTTCAGGTAGATGTTGCCGGCGATCAACTCCCGCCGGGCGGTCGC
Coding sequences within:
- a CDS encoding arylsulfatase yields the protein MQRPRLWLVAVTALWSAPAAPAGAGDAAERPNLVVILVDDMGFSDVGCYGSEIATPHIDALAANGLRFTEFYNSGRCCPTRASLLTGLHPHQTGIGHMTAPPGQPLGIEGPYQGYLNDECVTIPEVLRPAGYRTLMTGKWHLGVDRRECWPLQRGFDRYYGGLSGAFNYFEPGGDRGLTEGNDPVATGPDFYATDAFTDRAIDFLQETGETDGDRPFFLYLAYNAPHWPLNPKVEDFERYRGRYKDGWAAVRAGRLAKQQELGLFEGEFDPAPLVGPEWESLTDKQRDDLDARMAAYAGCLAAIDENVGSLVAHLERTGELENTLILFLSDNGACQEGGRLGSGTEATIRNPPLRTTDGPRLGLAWANACNTPFRLYKHFVHEGGACTPLIAHWPAAIAADRRGGFVRELAYLPDVMATAVDLAGATYPANAPPHAGASLTPLLTGEPGPIHDEPLFWEHEGNAAVRDGDWKLVREYGQPWELYDLAVDRTEMHDLAAAEPDRVADLAARWEKWATATGVAFPERFNMYQFLNQQRDR
- a CDS encoding aldose epimerase family protein, whose protein sequence is MISRPLLAAALFAAAVPAAPAQPVTSEPADAFRVYTLDSGSGVTVKVTNYGARILSIECPDREGNRVNVALGHGPELSDWIDAVQSGQNPYFGAVVGRYGNRIAGGEFELDGETYELPKNNGPNSLHGGNVGFDRVRWETLVPGTGTMEAASAFDGLTVGNTVVFQYTAADGEQGYPGALTATVAYTLDGDTLTVRYHATTTKATPVNLTQHTYFNLKGEGAGDVLGHELTLNADRFTPVEETLIPTGELAAVKGTPFDFTAGKPIGEEIAADDEQLTIGGGYDHNFVLNRGDAGEDELTLAARVHEPLTGRVLEVKTTEPGVQVYTGNFLDGSIVGTSGRPYEHRGAFCLETQHYPDSPNQPEFPSTILKPGETLKSTTTFRFTTDAAE